ATCATTGGACaaatttgtgtccacttccagacttgtccCACCATCCTGAGCACCATCTTGGGGTTTccagttgaaccttcacaaccctggcaatggtGAGAGGCTGATGaggagaggtctctggaaggttacctgagagggctgctctggggctggggcaagcccagggaaagagcaaagagacaggtggaggagaacgatgggtgaagcaactccctccccactgctgatctctgaggccttGTTATTGGGCCAACAACCTTCAACAAGTGAGAGATTTATACTTTCAACAGGTTACTCagcatatgcttttaataatgacagtcaatggggcttactcctgggtaagtgtggataggattgcagccttggggatgtttgggggaattttttaaaatggatcagcaactgcttgggagggttaggaggctCTTATTTATCTTTAataaatttatacttattataaactttttatagcccaatccgaactagcgctggaacaggcaggtcagcaggcctgcgttgtatccagcaaaaactttgggcacttagtgactcagcctggggcaagaggaattgtttccaattaccctggggagagccattatagctccaatggggctactcggatctaagtggcacaaatccgagcagcccggagctggcccaggctgcctggcaaCAGGGTTAGAATCCAGtttaactgctggatcctggtcccaccttctgcaccccacccccaggaatgcctgccgcccgccctcccccacttcGAAACACTATACTAGGAAGAACATTTGAAGCTGCATTTCATTAAACCAAACCATTAGTCCATCAAGCTCCACGTTGTCAAACTTTCCATGGCTTAAGCAGCTATACCAAGACTTGATCCTGGGACCTTTTGCAGGTCCTGACCTATGACTCTATCCCTAATCTGCAGGGATGGTGGAATCAAATCTCCAGGGACCAGCAGTTGAGATTCTAGTGCTTTGCATGGATCGTTTCCCCACTCAAAACAGAATAAATTTTGCAAAATAGTAATTGCAGAAGGTATTATGCAAATAATTTCCTTAATGTATATAGGTTGCAGAATTCCACTTTTCTAGGTACAGAATTTTGTTTATTTGGTTGcagatctcaccccccccccccccgggtaataTCTATATTGCTTTCTTTAGCTCCAATCTTGAATAGTCTATTCTCCTGACTTTCTCCAGAGGCTGCAATTGTAGACATGGCCCTGTGTGTCGCCATTGGCCTGACTACGTTCGTTCTGCTCTACAAGTCCCTTATGGTCAATGACGACACAGACTTGGTCACACAGAATCGACTCCATGAGTATGAGGAGCGGATGAAAAAGGAAATGGGGCACCTACAGACAGAGTTTGACCAGCAGAGCTGGAGCTGGGGTTTGAGCCAGGTCCATGAGGATTGGATGACCACAAATCCAGTGGTAGATGAGGGGACCTGGGACGGGTGGCCCTACGTGGGActgatcatcatcatcctctttgGGTGCTGTCGACACACCATGGAGAAGGAGCCCAGCTATGACTCCAGCACAGACAGCTCCAGCACCACCACAAATGAAGACCTTGAAGATGACGAGGATGATACTGACCTGGAACCCGAGTGTTACAGTACCAGACAAAAGGCCCTGGAAGCTTTCTACGACCATCACGTGGAGGAGGACACCAGCGACTTGACCAGCATGTGCGATTTTGTTGAGTCCTTTGTGAATGACCTGCTGGATGCATGCCGGGGCGCCCTTCCTGACCAAAATCCTCTCCTCCTGCTGGAGAACTGCATTGGGGTGGACAGTGCCTTTGAAGGGTGGCACACTCAGAAAGCCTCCTCCAAGGCCTTCTGTGTGCTGGTGCCCATCTCGCCACCCAAAGGCCATTCCTTTCATGTGGAGATGAGTGACGTGGAAGGTGCCCCGAGCAAGCATGGGCACATCTTGGTGGAAATGGAGTGCCTATGCAAGAGGGAGAGGCTCCTGGGGGATGTGGTGTGCTCCCTTCACCATCCAAACCACCATTCCAGCAATGATCAAGGTCCCTTTTTCATCCATGATTTATGCACCAGCTCTCACCTGGATGTTGATAAAGCCATCCACTGGTTTCAGGCCCTGGTGGCCAAGGCCTGGGAGAGTCTCAGTTACAAGTACAAGCTCGATCTTGTGCCCCAGCCTTCCAACACATCGTGCCGGCTGAAACTGATGTTTAAATCTGGGAGAACTGTTTTCATTAACATAATCCTTGGAGTGCAACTAGGAGATACCTTGGTCTTTCTGGCCACCCAAGGGGCCGAAAGGGACCATTTAACCGGGGCAGTTTGGCAGAGGAACTTTGCTGTCCAGGAGCTGCTCTTTTTCAAATGGGTCAGCCAGCGCCTTCCAGAGGACAGCTGCTACCTGAAATGTCTCCAGATCCTGATCTTTTTCAAAGAATCCAGCCCGTCCAGCAGAAAGGAGCCCGTGCTCAGCAATTACCACTATAAGACTTGCCTGATGCATCTCCTCCTCTGTCAGCCCCTATTGGACTGGGAGCCTGAGGACATTGCGCCACGAATCCAGGATATGCTCCAGTTCATGCATACCGCCCTCCAGGAGAAATACCTCCAGCACTTTGTGATTGGGAACATCTGCCTGCCCATCCAGATCCCCATCCCTCAGGCCCTCCGGAGTGCTACCCCTCTCAATCTTTTCAAGCACCTGGAACAGGACCGTGACCTTCATGCCAAGGCAATGAAGGAGTTTGTAGAGGTGGTGGAAAAAGTGAGGGCTCTCTGGTCTGAGCGGGAAGAGTAACAGAGGTCAGCTCCATGAAAGAACCTTGTATCCTTCGGCTTGCCGTAGAATCGCGTATTGTAAGAGGGCTGGAAAGATGAAAACGTTGCTACCTGCAGTGAAAACAAAGTTGGGTTAGCAAAAGGGGAGCGATGAAACTCTGATACTCTGATATTGCCATTTGGGGCAACCCCACCCATGCTTCCGGGTGATCTGGAGAAAGGCACTTAGGGTTCTGAGAAGGGCCCTTTGGATGAAACCAGTTGGACATGAGGGGCTCTTCTGTATTTTTATACACTCCAGTTCCAAAGGTCTTTGCTCTATTAGACAAAATAAAGGTGATGCTCTTAATGCGCTTGCTTTCATGTGTTGTAGAAGTGAGAACTGCTGAAATAAATCAACAGACATGTTCAGTGTTTTTATTTAAAGTGTTTGTATCTTGCCTTTCAGCTGAGAAGGCTCTCAGCGTAcagttgccagccctccaggattaACCTGGAGTCTGCAGGGATCAGCACCTGGGGGGCTACTGAAAGCCAGCTAGGTGATTGCAACATGGCATCCAGAAATGCTCAGTGTTGCATCATGTTGgaattgttgttgttgataatcATACCAGGGTAGCTTACACAAAAATGAGATGGTGGTAGatcattacaaaagaacaaagggcAGGGAGATAAGCTTTGCTTTCTTCAACCTTTGTTTGCTCCTCATGCAGAATTTGATGTTACTGTGTAAAGGTGCAAGTTGGCGGTGAAGCATGACACCATGGACACGCTTTACCTTGCCAACTTTCTTTCTGGACTCCATAGTTAGAGTTTCTACTCTAAATATGCCAGCTCATTGATGAGGCTAACTGagccagttgcctcaggcagagtTTGGTGGGGCACCCACCTCAGTCCACCCACTTGactcactgcttctcctcctcctccaattccCTGCCACAGAGGAAGAGGGTTGTGGAGGGAGGAGAGTGCCAAGCTAGACCATtggggagtgagaggagcagaggctggcgcatcattgggcaagggaggcagcatttggcatgctgtctcatgAGATTGGTGGCTGCCCCTGGGTAGCAAGATTTTCCCCCAGAAACAAGCCAACAAAAATAATAGGGCAGTgcttctaaaactgtgggttgggacccaataggtgggttgcaagccaatttcaggtgtgtccccattcatttcaatgcatattttatttttaatatgttagacttgatgctaccatgagtggggaaatgtaacagatctgtacttttaacaggctacaatgtatatgcttttaaccatgagtcaatggggcttactcccagataagtgtgaattggattgcagcctttaggatgctggagaatttttttaaagacatgagCAACtgcatttgaggctcttcagtctagaaaagaggcacctgagggggatatgattgagacataaaattatgcaggggatagatagagggatgctctttttcctctgctTTCCTTTTTAGATGCTCTTTAGATgctcttttctaactctcccaatactcaattttagtggctgtcccccaaacctaggggacatccactaaaattgagtgttgggagagttagaacagaca
The sequence above is a segment of the Tiliqua scincoides isolate rTilSci1 chromosome 11, rTilSci1.hap2, whole genome shotgun sequence genome. Coding sequences within it:
- the ITPRIPL1 gene encoding inositol 1,4,5-trisphosphate receptor-interacting protein-like 1; its protein translation is MALCVAIGLTTFVLLYKSLMVNDDTDLVTQNRLHEYEERMKKEMGHLQTEFDQQSWSWGLSQVHEDWMTTNPVVDEGTWDGWPYVGLIIIILFGCCRHTMEKEPSYDSSTDSSSTTTNEDLEDDEDDTDLEPECYSTRQKALEAFYDHHVEEDTSDLTSMCDFVESFVNDLLDACRGALPDQNPLLLLENCIGVDSAFEGWHTQKASSKAFCVLVPISPPKGHSFHVEMSDVEGAPSKHGHILVEMECLCKRERLLGDVVCSLHHPNHHSSNDQGPFFIHDLCTSSHLDVDKAIHWFQALVAKAWESLSYKYKLDLVPQPSNTSCRLKLMFKSGRTVFINIILGVQLGDTLVFLATQGAERDHLTGAVWQRNFAVQELLFFKWVSQRLPEDSCYLKCLQILIFFKESSPSSRKEPVLSNYHYKTCLMHLLLCQPLLDWEPEDIAPRIQDMLQFMHTALQEKYLQHFVIGNICLPIQIPIPQALRSATPLNLFKHLEQDRDLHAKAMKEFVEVVEKVRALWSEREE